One Bradyrhizobium sp. CCGB12 genomic window carries:
- a CDS encoding HNH endonuclease, with protein MNAHVSQGSWPVLVLNADFRPLSYYPLSLWSWQDAIKAVFLDRVNIVAHYDQAVRSPTLEMQLPSVVSLKSFVKPTTHPAFTRFNVFLRDRFNCQYCGSPEDLTFDHIIPRSKGGQTTWENVVAACSPCNLRKGNLTPAQAKMFPRQHAFAPTVHQLHRNGRLFPPNYLHDSWLDYLYWDTELDP; from the coding sequence TTGAACGCACATGTCTCGCAAGGCAGTTGGCCGGTGTTGGTGCTGAATGCGGACTTCCGGCCGCTGAGTTACTACCCACTGTCTCTGTGGTCGTGGCAGGACGCGATCAAGGCGGTGTTTCTCGACCGCGTCAACATCGTCGCGCATTACGACCAGGCCGTTCGAAGTCCGACGTTAGAGATGCAATTGCCGAGCGTCGTCTCGCTCAAATCCTTCGTCAAGCCGACCACCCATCCCGCCTTCACCCGTTTCAACGTCTTCCTCCGCGACCGCTTCAATTGCCAATATTGCGGCTCGCCCGAAGACCTCACCTTCGATCACATCATCCCGCGCAGCAAAGGCGGCCAGACCACTTGGGAGAACGTGGTCGCGGCGTGCTCGCCGTGTAATTTGCGCAAGGGCAATCTCACGCCGGCGCAAGCCAAGATGTTTCCGCGCCAGCACGCCTTCGCCCCAACCGTGCACCAGCTCCACCGCAACGGCCGCCTGTTTCCGCCGAACTATCTCCACGACAGCTGGCTGGACTATCTGTACTGGGATACGGAACTCGATCCGTAG
- a CDS encoding peptidyl-alpha-hydroxyglycine alpha-amidating lyase family protein, whose product MPAILGTGEHRYRVVENFAKLPDGWQLTDVASVAVDSKDQVYVFNRGAHPMVVLDRHGNFLRSFGEGLFSRAHGLHIDADDNLYCTDDGDHTVRKCTTDGKVLLTIGIPEKPSPFMSGDPFHRCTHTALSPKDEIYVSDGYGNARVHKFTPDGKLLKSWGEPGTDPGQFNIVHNIATDADGWVYVADRENHRVQVFNGEGKYETQWNNLHRPCALCCCGGAKSPTFVIGELGPGMAVNRKVPNLGPRLSIVDAKGKRIARLGGEEGPGVSSGKFLAPHGIALDSKGDIYVGEVGVTDWKTSFPDEEMPAAVRATRCLQKLERVRE is encoded by the coding sequence ATGCCAGCCATTCTCGGCACCGGCGAACACCGCTACCGCGTCGTCGAAAACTTCGCCAAGCTGCCGGACGGCTGGCAACTCACCGACGTCGCCTCCGTCGCGGTCGACAGCAAGGACCAGGTCTACGTCTTCAACCGCGGTGCCCATCCGATGGTGGTGCTCGACCGCCACGGCAATTTCCTGCGGAGTTTTGGCGAAGGCCTGTTCTCGCGCGCGCATGGCCTGCACATCGACGCGGACGACAATCTCTACTGCACCGATGACGGCGACCACACCGTGCGCAAATGCACCACCGACGGCAAGGTGCTGCTGACGATCGGCATTCCCGAGAAGCCGTCCCCGTTCATGAGCGGTGATCCCTTTCACCGCTGCACCCATACCGCGCTGTCGCCGAAGGACGAGATCTACGTGTCCGACGGCTATGGCAATGCGCGCGTGCACAAGTTCACGCCCGACGGCAAGCTGCTCAAGAGCTGGGGCGAGCCCGGCACCGATCCCGGTCAGTTCAACATCGTGCACAATATTGCCACCGATGCCGATGGCTGGGTCTACGTTGCCGACCGCGAGAACCACCGCGTGCAGGTGTTCAATGGCGAGGGCAAATATGAGACGCAGTGGAACAACCTTCACCGCCCCTGCGCGCTGTGCTGCTGCGGTGGGGCTAAGAGCCCGACCTTCGTGATCGGCGAGCTCGGCCCCGGCATGGCCGTCAACCGCAAGGTGCCTAATCTCGGACCGCGGCTGTCCATCGTCGACGCGAAGGGCAAACGCATCGCGCGGCTTGGCGGCGAGGAAGGGCCCGGCGTTTCCAGCGGAAAGTTCCTGGCGCCGCACGGCATCGCCCTGGATTCGAAGGGCGACATCTATGTCGGCGAGGTCGGTGTCACCGACTGGAAGACGAGCTTTCCCGACGAGGAGATGCCGGCCGCGGTGCGCGCGACGCGGTGCTTGCAGAAGCTGGAGCGGGTGCGGGAGTAG
- a CDS encoding NAD(P)/FAD-dependent oxidoreductase, which translates to MLDRTTDIAASAQAWLDEFERALGKPEPAALDRLFLADSFWRDVLALSWNLQTLAGRDTVARALTALAPKAAPTSFKIAPNRAAPRRVTRAGTNNIEAIFTFETALGRGSGIVRLVPDTTDGDRLKAWTLLTTLDELKGFEEQLGTSRPRGQAYSRDFRGPNWLDLRNVSRDYSDRDPAVLVVGGGQAGLAIAARLKQLQIDTLIVDRESRIGDNWRRRYHALTLHNQVQVNHMPYMPFPPNWPTYIPKDKLANWFEAYVDAMELNFWTGTEFEGGAYDEAKGQWTVTLRRADGSTRTMHPRHVVMGTGVSGIANVPDIPTLGNFSGTLVHSSRYEDGENWTGKRAIVIGTGNSGHDIAQDLHSSGAEVTLVQRSPTLVTNIEPSAQLAYATYNEGTLEDNDLIAASMPTPLARKTHVMLTEQSKQLDKELLDGLSRVGFKLDFGEAGTGWQFKYLTRGGGYYFNVGCSNFIVEGAIKLRQFSDIESFTTEGAQMKDGTTITADLIVLSTGYKPQEYLVRKLFGDAMADRVGPVWGFGDGFELRNMYARTKQPGLWFIAGSLAQCRINSKYLALQIKAIEEGILGRT; encoded by the coding sequence ATGCTGGATCGTACGACGGATATTGCTGCCTCCGCGCAAGCCTGGCTCGATGAATTCGAGCGCGCACTGGGCAAACCCGAGCCGGCTGCGCTCGATCGCCTCTTCCTTGCCGACAGCTTTTGGCGCGATGTGCTGGCGCTGAGCTGGAACCTGCAGACGCTTGCGGGACGCGATACGGTCGCGCGGGCACTGACCGCGCTCGCGCCCAAGGCGGCGCCGACCAGCTTCAAGATCGCGCCGAACCGCGCAGCACCGCGCCGGGTGACGCGCGCCGGGACCAACAACATCGAGGCGATCTTCACCTTCGAGACCGCGCTCGGGCGCGGCAGCGGTATCGTGCGGCTGGTGCCCGATACCACCGACGGCGACCGGTTGAAGGCGTGGACGCTGCTCACCACGCTCGACGAGCTCAAGGGGTTCGAGGAGCAGCTCGGCACATCGCGGCCGCGCGGTCAGGCCTATTCGCGCGATTTCCGTGGGCCGAACTGGCTCGACCTGCGCAATGTTTCACGCGACTACAGCGATCGCGACCCCGCCGTGCTGGTGGTCGGCGGCGGTCAGGCCGGACTTGCGATCGCGGCGCGGCTGAAGCAATTGCAGATCGACACGCTGATCGTCGATCGCGAGTCCCGGATCGGCGACAATTGGCGCAGGCGCTACCACGCGCTGACCCTGCACAACCAGGTGCAGGTCAATCACATGCCCTACATGCCGTTCCCGCCGAACTGGCCGACCTACATCCCCAAGGACAAGCTCGCCAACTGGTTCGAAGCCTATGTCGACGCCATGGAGCTGAACTTCTGGACCGGCACCGAGTTCGAGGGCGGCGCATACGACGAGGCGAAGGGGCAGTGGACGGTGACGCTGCGGCGCGCCGACGGCAGCACGCGGACCATGCACCCGCGCCACGTTGTGATGGGGACCGGCGTCAGCGGCATCGCGAATGTGCCTGATATTCCGACGCTCGGCAATTTCAGCGGCACGCTGGTCCATTCCAGCCGCTACGAGGACGGCGAGAACTGGACAGGCAAGCGCGCGATCGTGATCGGCACCGGCAACAGCGGTCACGACATCGCGCAGGACCTCCATTCCAGCGGCGCCGAGGTGACGCTGGTCCAGCGCTCGCCGACGCTCGTCACCAACATCGAACCATCGGCCCAGCTCGCCTATGCGACCTACAATGAAGGCACGCTCGAGGACAACGACCTGATCGCCGCCTCGATGCCGACGCCGCTTGCGAGGAAGACGCATGTGATGCTGACCGAGCAGTCGAAGCAGCTCGACAAGGAACTGCTCGACGGGCTCTCTCGCGTCGGCTTCAAGCTCGATTTCGGCGAAGCCGGCACTGGCTGGCAGTTCAAATATCTGACCCGCGGCGGCGGCTATTATTTCAACGTCGGCTGCTCGAATTTCATCGTCGAAGGCGCGATCAAGCTCAGGCAGTTCTCCGACATCGAGAGCTTCACGACCGAGGGCGCGCAGATGAAGGACGGCACGACGATCACCGCCGATCTCATCGTGCTCTCCACCGGCTACAAGCCGCAGGAATATCTTGTTCGGAAGTTGTTCGGCGATGCCATGGCCGACCGCGTCGGCCCGGTCTGGGGTTTCGGCGACGGTTTTGAGCTGCGCAACATGTATGCGCGCACCAAGCAACCCGGACTCTGGTTCATCGCCGGCAGCCTCGCGCAATGCCGGATCAACTCGAAATACCTCGCCCTGCAGATCAAGGCCATCGAGGAAGGGATCCTGGGACGGACGTAA
- a CDS encoding DUF2855 family protein → MTSTDFVVARDDLEQCKLIETAIPDAAALPADALLVKVERFAFTANNVTYAVMGEALKYWQIFPAPQGFGNIPVWGFGDVIASRHPGVAVGERLFGYFPMATHLVIEATDVSKRALRDGAAHRHQVSPVYNLYSRVTGDPAFAGHQGDLQALLRPLFMLSFLVDDFLAENDDFGARSVLLSSASSKTAFGLAHLLHTRGRKVIGLTSAGNSGFVASLGCYDEVVSYDRVTSLPSDAPVAFVDMAGNSALRAELHHHFRDQMTCSVRVGLTHRATDADEGVLPGAKPRWFFAPDHIRKRAKEWGPGGIEQRFGAAWTGFAPLLERCLTVVESRGPEAVQRIYLDTLKGRIPPEQGHMLSLLG, encoded by the coding sequence ATGACATCGACCGATTTCGTCGTCGCGCGCGACGATCTCGAGCAGTGCAAACTGATCGAGACCGCAATTCCAGACGCCGCCGCGCTGCCGGCGGATGCGCTTCTGGTGAAGGTCGAGCGCTTCGCCTTCACCGCCAACAACGTCACCTATGCGGTGATGGGCGAGGCGCTGAAATACTGGCAGATCTTTCCGGCACCACAGGGCTTCGGCAACATCCCGGTGTGGGGTTTTGGCGACGTGATTGCCTCCAGACATCCCGGCGTCGCCGTCGGCGAGCGGCTGTTCGGCTATTTCCCGATGGCGACGCATCTCGTCATCGAGGCCACCGACGTCAGCAAGCGCGCGCTTCGCGACGGCGCCGCGCATCGTCACCAAGTCTCGCCGGTCTACAATCTCTATTCCCGCGTCACCGGCGACCCCGCTTTCGCCGGACATCAGGGTGATCTTCAGGCGTTGCTGCGTCCGCTGTTCATGCTGTCGTTCCTGGTCGACGACTTCCTCGCCGAGAACGACGATTTTGGCGCGCGCAGCGTGCTGCTATCGAGCGCCTCGAGCAAGACTGCGTTCGGGCTCGCCCATCTCCTGCACACGCGTGGCCGCAAGGTGATCGGGCTGACCTCGGCGGGCAACAGCGGCTTCGTCGCGTCGCTCGGCTGCTATGACGAGGTCGTCAGCTATGATCGGGTGACGTCGCTGCCCTCCGACGCGCCGGTCGCGTTCGTCGATATGGCCGGCAACAGCGCGTTGCGGGCCGAGCTGCATCACCATTTTCGCGACCAGATGACCTGCTCGGTGCGTGTCGGATTGACGCATCGTGCCACCGACGCCGACGAAGGCGTATTGCCCGGCGCGAAGCCGCGCTGGTTCTTCGCGCCCGACCATATCCGCAAGCGCGCCAAGGAGTGGGGCCCGGGCGGCATCGAGCAGCGCTTTGGCGCGGCATGGACCGGCTTTGCGCCGCTGCTGGAAAGATGCCTGACGGTGGTCGAGAGCCGCGGGCCGGAAGCGGTGCAGCGCATTTATCTCGATACGCTGAAGGGGCGTATTCCGCCTGAGCAGGGCCACATGCTCTCGCTGCTCGGGTAA
- a CDS encoding DNA-3-methyladenine glycosylase yields MTIHLETQSDLEEAVQALIKRDPRLKPVLEIAGMPALRRREPGFAGLAHIVCGQQLSTASAAAIWGRLSAAFDPFDHDAVGRARADRLGRLGLSAAKIKTLKHLSREITAQRLNLDVLAEEDADAAHHTLISLPGIGPWTADVYLLFCLGHGDAWPAGDLAVQEGIRIGLGLKARPTEKQMAPLAEPWRPLRGAAAHLWWSYYRAVKKREGVIAGEANTVLNNVAVAKRAVVKDKMPARKKPGPSP; encoded by the coding sequence ATGACCATCCACCTCGAAACCCAATCTGATCTCGAAGAGGCCGTCCAGGCGCTGATCAAACGCGATCCGCGCCTCAAGCCCGTGCTGGAGATCGCCGGTATGCCCGCCTTGCGACGGCGTGAGCCGGGCTTTGCCGGGCTCGCGCACATCGTCTGCGGGCAACAGCTTTCCACCGCGAGCGCCGCAGCGATCTGGGGACGGCTGTCCGCCGCCTTCGATCCGTTCGACCATGACGCGGTGGGCCGCGCGCGCGCCGACCGGCTGGGACGGCTCGGCCTGTCCGCCGCCAAGATCAAGACGCTGAAACATCTCTCGCGCGAGATCACCGCGCAGCGGCTGAACCTCGACGTGCTCGCGGAGGAGGACGCCGACGCGGCGCATCACACGTTGATCTCGCTGCCCGGCATCGGCCCTTGGACCGCCGACGTCTACCTGCTGTTCTGCCTCGGCCATGGCGATGCCTGGCCGGCCGGCGACCTCGCCGTGCAGGAAGGCATCCGCATCGGGCTCGGCCTGAAGGCGCGGCCGACGGAGAAGCAGATGGCGCCGCTCGCCGAACCCTGGCGTCCCCTGCGCGGTGCAGCGGCACATCTGTGGTGGAGCTATTATCGCGCAGTCAAGAAACGCGAAGGCGTCATCGCCGGCGAGGCGAACACCGTTTTAAACAATGTTGCTGTTGCAAAGCGCGCAGTGGTGAAAGACAAGATGCCGGCACGGAAAAAGCCGGGACCCTCACCATGA
- the gluQRS gene encoding tRNA glutamyl-Q(34) synthetase GluQRS: protein MPPVFRFAPSPNGFLHLGHAYSALLNFERARETGGRLLLRIEDIDAARCRPDYETAIYEDLAWLGISWEMPVRRQSEHLADYCAALENLSALGLVYPAFESRAEIARLVAAREVGGSWPRDPDGAPLYPGDAKSLSADARSRLIASGAPYALRLDMAAACRRAAGLTWNELGEGPDGEHGTVPAEPEAWGDVILARKETPTSYHLSVVVDDALQGIGEIVRGQDLFHATAVHRLLQVLLGLLEPAYRHHPLIRDGEGRKLSKSSQSTGLRELRAAGVTPAAIRQLVGLG, encoded by the coding sequence ATGCCACCCGTTTTCCGATTTGCCCCCAGCCCAAATGGCTTCCTGCATCTCGGCCACGCCTATTCGGCGCTGCTCAACTTCGAGCGTGCACGCGAGACCGGCGGGCGGCTGCTGCTGCGGATCGAGGACATCGACGCGGCGCGTTGCCGGCCGGACTATGAGACGGCGATCTACGAGGATCTCGCCTGGCTCGGGATCTCCTGGGAGATGCCGGTGCGGCGGCAGTCGGAGCATCTGGCCGATTATTGCGCCGCGCTGGAAAATCTCTCTGCACTCGGCCTCGTCTATCCCGCCTTCGAAAGCCGCGCCGAGATAGCAAGGCTCGTCGCAGCGCGTGAGGTCGGCGGGTCGTGGCCGCGCGATCCCGACGGTGCGCCGCTCTATCCCGGCGATGCCAAATCACTGTCGGCTGACGCGCGGTCGCGGCTGATCGCATCAGGCGCACCTTACGCGCTGAGGCTCGACATGGCAGCAGCCTGCCGCCGCGCCGCCGGCCTGACCTGGAACGAACTGGGCGAGGGGCCCGATGGTGAGCATGGCACCGTCCCCGCAGAGCCGGAGGCCTGGGGCGACGTCATCCTGGCCCGTAAGGAGACGCCGACCAGCTACCACCTGTCCGTGGTGGTCGACGATGCACTCCAGGGCATCGGCGAGATCGTGCGGGGGCAGGACCTGTTTCACGCCACCGCGGTGCATCGCCTGCTGCAGGTTCTGCTCGGCCTGCTGGAACCCGCCTATCGCCACCACCCCCTGATTCGCGACGGTGAGGGGCGGAAGCTGTCCAAATCGAGCCAGTCGACAGGTCTGCGCGAATTGCGCGCGGCCGGCGTCACGCCGGCCGCGATCCGCCAGCTGGTGGGATTAGGTTAA
- a CDS encoding ATP-binding protein: MAAKKRPARTMRTSKRVGRKRSGTAGRLRKNSAKAAAPDVVQAALAAFAHEVRTPLTGILAISDLLATSDLGERERRWADTIKAGAEHLASLATLFVDAARTGKGAGKGGGTLRQDLFDLRALARSAGDSLAGRAAAKGLQAEIDISEKLPGLVVGDPVRLRAALENLIDNAVKFTDQGGVALAVAPWRAGKGKAKGKGRVGIAFAVSDSGIGLTMAEIKRLFRPFTQANVTIASRFGGAGLGLSSVKQLARAMGGDITVAPRRCGGATFTLTVSLDATGSGKSRKARNGSEPEAAAALRVLSVEDNPFGRVVLNTILTELGHHAEFIGRGEDAVDRLAQGAFDAVLMDMVLPGIDGVEAIRLIRSLPTPLAQIPIIGVSGRGEDEAASREAGADAFLVKPVSPRALATALLEATRREAAAT, translated from the coding sequence ATGGCGGCGAAAAAGCGCCCAGCGCGCACCATGCGGACGTCCAAACGAGTGGGTCGGAAACGATCCGGGACGGCCGGCCGGTTGCGCAAGAACAGCGCCAAGGCGGCTGCGCCGGACGTGGTCCAGGCCGCGCTCGCGGCCTTTGCGCATGAGGTCCGCACCCCCCTGACCGGCATTCTGGCGATCAGCGACCTGCTCGCGACCTCCGATCTCGGCGAGCGGGAGCGGCGCTGGGCCGACACCATCAAGGCCGGTGCCGAGCATCTGGCGAGCCTTGCCACGCTGTTCGTGGACGCTGCCAGGACGGGAAAGGGGGCCGGGAAGGGAGGAGGTACGCTCCGGCAGGACCTGTTCGACCTGCGCGCGCTTGCCCGCAGCGCCGGCGATTCGCTCGCCGGGCGTGCCGCGGCCAAGGGTCTCCAGGCCGAGATCGACATCTCCGAGAAGCTGCCGGGGCTGGTGGTCGGCGATCCCGTCCGCCTGCGCGCCGCGCTCGAGAACCTGATCGACAATGCCGTGAAATTCACCGACCAGGGCGGCGTGGCGCTTGCCGTGGCGCCCTGGCGTGCGGGCAAAGGCAAAGCAAAGGGCAAAGGCAGGGTCGGCATCGCGTTCGCGGTGTCCGACAGCGGCATCGGCCTCACCATGGCCGAAATCAAGCGGCTGTTCCGCCCGTTTACGCAGGCCAATGTCACCATCGCGTCGCGCTTCGGCGGCGCCGGCCTGGGGCTATCCTCGGTGAAGCAATTGGCGCGTGCGATGGGCGGCGATATCACGGTCGCTCCGCGCCGTTGCGGCGGCGCCACTTTCACGCTGACGGTGTCGCTCGACGCAACCGGTTCGGGCAAATCGCGCAAGGCGAGGAACGGTAGCGAGCCCGAGGCGGCGGCGGCCCTCCGCGTGCTCAGCGTCGAGGACAATCCGTTCGGTCGCGTCGTGCTCAACACCATCCTGACCGAGCTCGGCCATCATGCCGAGTTCATCGGGCGCGGCGAGGACGCCGTCGATCGTCTCGCCCAGGGGGCGTTCGACGCGGTGCTGATGGACATGGTGCTGCCGGGCATTGACGGCGTCGAGGCGATCAGGCTGATCCGTAGCCTGCCGACGCCGCTGGCTCAGATCCCCATCATCGGTGTCTCCGGCCGCGGCGAAGACGAGGCGGCCTCGCGCGAGGCCGGTGCCGACGCCTTCCTGGTCAAGCCTGTGTCTCCGCGGGCGCTAGCGACTGCGCTGCTTGAAGCGACACGCCGTGAGGCAGCCGCGACTTGA
- a CDS encoding YihY/virulence factor BrkB family protein, producing the protein MKAIRYIYMVVEDAFYTFLADDGWAIASHIALSTLMALFPFLIVLTSLAGVFGSKELADQAASLMLQIWPKQVADSISGEVHDVLTTTRTGILTIGAALSVYFASNGVEALRVALNRAYAVVEMRRWYWLRLESIAYTLIAAFTALAMAFLIVLGPLFIEAARRHIPLFVESNESILTWLRYGITVGALVVALLILHAWLPAGRRGFLQILPGIVFTIVASLISGIVFGQYLARFANNYVTMYAGLASVIIALVFLYFIAAIFVYGGELNAAIIKSRLPHGVSLQAAQSLAPAETQA; encoded by the coding sequence GTGAAAGCGATCCGTTACATCTACATGGTCGTGGAGGACGCGTTCTACACGTTCCTCGCCGACGACGGCTGGGCGATCGCGAGCCACATCGCGCTGTCGACCCTGATGGCGCTGTTCCCGTTCCTGATCGTGCTGACCTCGCTTGCCGGCGTCTTCGGCTCCAAGGAGCTCGCCGACCAGGCCGCCAGCCTGATGCTCCAGATCTGGCCCAAGCAGGTCGCCGATTCGATCTCCGGCGAGGTCCACGACGTGCTGACCACCACCCGAACCGGCATTCTGACCATCGGCGCGGCGCTGTCGGTCTATTTCGCCTCCAACGGCGTCGAGGCGCTCAGGGTTGCGCTCAACCGCGCCTATGCGGTGGTGGAGATGCGGCGCTGGTATTGGCTCCGGCTGGAATCGATTGCCTACACGCTGATTGCAGCGTTCACGGCGCTCGCCATGGCGTTTTTGATCGTGCTCGGTCCGCTCTTCATCGAGGCGGCGCGGCGCCATATCCCGCTATTCGTCGAATCCAACGAAAGCATCCTGACCTGGCTACGCTACGGCATCACCGTTGGCGCGCTGGTGGTGGCGCTGCTCATCCTACACGCCTGGCTGCCGGCGGGACGGCGCGGCTTCCTCCAGATCCTGCCCGGCATCGTCTTCACGATCGTGGCGTCGCTGATCTCCGGCATCGTGTTCGGGCAGTATTTGGCGCGCTTCGCCAACAATTACGTGACGATGTATGCGGGGCTCGCCTCGGTAATCATCGCACTGGTGTTTCTGTATTTCATCGCCGCGATCTTCGTTTACGGCGGCGAGCTCAACGCCGCGATCATCAAGTCGCGGCTGCCTCACGGCGTGTCGCTTCAAGCAGCGCAGTCGCTAGCGCCCGCGGAGACACAGGCTTGA
- a CDS encoding twin transmembrane helix small protein — MASVLSTFILPVAAGAVALVLLLGLVNMMRGGSPNTSQKLMRWRVLLQFLAIIIAMLAVWAMGR; from the coding sequence ATGGCATCTGTCCTGAGTACTTTCATCCTGCCGGTGGCGGCCGGCGCCGTGGCGCTGGTGTTGCTGCTCGGTCTCGTCAACATGATGCGCGGCGGCTCGCCCAACACCTCGCAGAAGCTGATGCGCTGGCGTGTGCTGCTTCAGTTCCTGGCGATCATCATCGCGATGCTCGCGGTCTGGGCGATGGGGCGTTGA
- a CDS encoding cob(I)yrinic acid a,c-diamide adenosyltransferase, with protein MVVLNRIYTKTGDDGTTALGSGERRPKYDLRIEAYGTVDETNAAIGVVRLYTHDLPEFDAMLGRIQNDLFDLGADLAVPEREGKAERLRVVASQVERLERDIDALNDKLAPLTSFVLPGGTPAAAHLHVARTICRRAERVIVELAARPGEPVGAAGIQYMNRLSDFLFVASRAANGNGAGDVLWVPGQNR; from the coding sequence ATGGTCGTGCTCAACCGCATCTATACGAAGACCGGTGACGACGGCACGACGGCGCTTGGCTCGGGCGAGCGCCGTCCGAAATACGACCTGCGCATCGAGGCCTATGGCACCGTCGACGAGACCAATGCCGCGATCGGCGTGGTCAGGCTCTACACGCATGACCTGCCCGAGTTCGACGCGATGCTTGGTCGCATCCAGAACGATCTGTTCGATCTCGGCGCTGATCTCGCGGTGCCCGAGCGTGAAGGCAAAGCGGAGCGGCTGCGGGTGGTGGCGAGCCAGGTCGAGCGGCTCGAGCGCGACATCGACGCGCTCAACGACAAGCTCGCGCCGCTAACCTCCTTCGTGCTGCCGGGCGGCACGCCGGCCGCGGCTCATCTGCACGTCGCGCGCACAATATGCCGCAGGGCGGAACGGGTGATCGTGGAACTGGCGGCTCGGCCCGGCGAGCCGGTCGGCGCGGCTGGCATCCAATATATGAACCGCCTGTCGGACTTCCTGTTCGTGGCGAGCCGAGCCGCGAACGGCAATGGCGCGGGCGACGTGCTCTGGGTTCCCGGCCAGAACCGCTGA
- a CDS encoding electron transfer flavoprotein subunit beta/FixA family protein, with protein sequence MKVLVPVKRVVDYNVKVRVKSDGSGVELANVKMSMNPFDEIAVEEALRLKEGGKATEVVVVSIGPAQASETIRTGLAMGADRGILVKAEGNVEPLAVAKILKKVAEEEQPGLIILGKQAIDDDSNQTGQMLAALLGWSQATFASKLEVEGSDFKVTREVDGGLQTVKLKGPAIVTTDLRLNEPRYASLPNIMKAKKKPIAEKTVADYGVDVAARLEVLKTTEPAGRKAGVKVKDVAELVSKLKNEAGVL encoded by the coding sequence ATGAAGGTCTTGGTGCCGGTAAAGCGGGTGGTCGATTACAACGTCAAGGTTCGCGTCAAGAGCGATGGATCGGGCGTTGAACTCGCCAACGTCAAAATGTCCATGAACCCGTTCGACGAGATCGCGGTCGAGGAAGCGCTTCGCCTGAAGGAAGGTGGCAAGGCCACCGAGGTCGTGGTGGTCTCGATCGGACCGGCGCAGGCATCGGAGACGATCCGCACTGGCCTCGCCATGGGCGCCGACCGCGGCATCCTGGTGAAGGCCGAGGGGAATGTCGAGCCGCTCGCGGTCGCCAAGATCCTGAAGAAGGTCGCGGAAGAAGAGCAGCCGGGCCTGATCATCCTCGGCAAGCAGGCGATCGACGACGACTCGAACCAGACCGGCCAGATGCTTGCCGCGCTGCTCGGCTGGTCGCAGGCGACGTTCGCCTCGAAGCTCGAGGTCGAAGGTTCTGACTTCAAGGTCACCCGCGAAGTCGACGGCGGTCTGCAGACCGTGAAGCTGAAAGGACCGGCGATCGTCACCACCGATCTGCGTCTCAACGAGCCGCGCTATGCCTCGCTGCCCAACATCATGAAGGCCAAGAAGAAGCCGATCGCGGAGAAGACCGTCGCCGATTACGGCGTCGACGTCGCCGCGCGCCTCGAGGTTCTCAAGACGACGGAGCCGGCGGGCCGCAAGGCGGGCGTCAAGGTCAAGGACGTCGCCGAGCTGGTGTCCAAACTCAAGAACGAAGCCGGGGTGCTCTGA